The uncultured Pseudodesulfovibrio sp. genome contains the following window.
AACTGGCTGCTCCCCGGTCTGGACGCCATCTTCACGCATCCCGACTTTTTCACGGTCCTGATGGAGAACAACGACCGGGCGGAGAAGAACAAGAAACTTCTGCGCAACCAGCTTTTCAGCCAGCAGGACGGCGCAACCCAGCTTTTGACCTACATGGAAGTGGCCCTGCGCTACCACAACGGGGTCATCAAGGTCTGGTTTGACGAGCAGTACGACACGATGTCGGAAGAATTCGACGAGCTCAACCAGGTGCAGTTAGCCATGCTCCAGCAGGACGGCTACCAGGCGGCCAAGTTCGACCAGGTGGAGACCATGCAGGAAGACGGCACCGTGATCGTCACCTATCAGAACGTGAAAATGGTCAAGCGCGAAGAGATATTCAGGGGGCCGAGAGTGGAAGCCCTGCCGCCGTGGGAGTTCCTTATCTCCCCCGGCGCCAAGTCCATCGACGACGCCCGCGTGGTCATCCACCGGACGCGCAAGACCATCGACGAGATCACCCGCAAGGAGCGGTCCGGGGTCTATCGCAAGGGTTCCGCTGTGGCGGCGGCCGAGGAAAAGCACGACGACCTGGACGTGCCCGAACTCCGCGAGGAGTGGGAGGCCATCTACACGACCGATGACTTGGACGTGGCCAGCATCGAGGGCAACGCCTTCGACACGGACAACGAGCGGCTTGGCCCGGGCATGACCGTGTTCGTGGACGAGATCCACACACGGCTCGACATCGACGGCGACGGGCTGCTCGAGAACGTGATCATCCGCAAGACCGGGACGGTCATTCTGAGTGTCGAGGAGAGTCCGTACCGCCGCCCGCCATTCCGGGCCGGTAAGATGTTCAACGTCCCGTTCCGCTTCGAGGGCGCACCTCTGCCCCTGCACCTGGAAGGCGACCAGCGCGAGATGACCAACTTGCAGCGCATCTTCACCGACGCCAGCGCCGAGGCCGCCTACGGGACCATGGTCACCAGCGATGCGACGTTCGCCAACCAGTGGGCCAACCGGACCATCGGCGACACTCTGCTGCACCCTTCGTTGCAGGCCGGGGCTTACGACAACGTCAAGCCGGACGCTCCCGGGAAGACCATCCTGGACGCCATCGAAATGAAGCGTACGGACTACGAGCGCACCAGCGGCGTCAACTCGCTGAATCAGGGGTTGACCGCCGATTCCATGGGCAAGACCGCGACCGGGACCATGGCCCTGCAGAACGCCGGGCAGCAGCGGCAGAAGTTTTACGCCAAGCTCTTGGGCGGTCCGCTCAAGAAGGTTCTCAAGGACATGATGTGGATCAATCAGACGTGGCCGCCCAAGGAGGCGTTCACGCTCATCGGCAAGGACGCCATCCGCATCACCCCGGAGGACCTGCAGGGCCGCCATGACATCGAGATCGAAGTGGGTGTGGGGCCGCAAGACCGCATGCAGCAGGCGCAGGTACTTGAACAGCATTTCCAGAAGCTGGCCAAAGCGCTGATCCCCGCCGGGGTGGCCGGTCCCGAGCACCTCATCCGCACCGAGCGCAAGATCGGCAAGCTGATGGGCGTGTCCGTGGACGACCTTCAGTTCTCGGACGAGGAGTTCAACACGCTGCAGAGGATGCAGCAGACCATCCAGCAGTTGCAGGGGCAACTGCAGCAACTCACCGGAGGCATGAATGCCCAAAGACCAGGACAAGGACCAGGCGCGCAGGGAATCCCTGGAGGCGCAATTCCAGCAAGGGGAGCAGGCCCGCAAACTCAAGGGCAACCGGTACTTCAACAAGGTCCTCAAGGACTACCGGGAGGACCTGGAGCGGAACATCCTGCGCCTGTCCCCGATGGATCGGGACAAATTTAGCGCCTGTCGGTCGCAGCTCATGGTCCTGGAGGCCATCGGGAACAAGATCGACGGCGACATCTCGCAGGGGGCCAAGGCCCAGGCAGAACTGTCCGGTGAAGTGAAGAAGGTACGGCGGGTTTCCTGATCCGCCACAACGAATAACCAAGGAGACGACCATGGGAGCTCAGTGGACCGTTGATCCGGTCGAGGCTGACGAAGCCGCAGAGCGCGACGAGCGCGAGGAGTCCGTGCAGGACGAGCCTTTTGACGGCGACCCTATGCAGATCGGTGAAGCTTTCGGGGATGAAGGCGAAGGCGAGGAAGGGGAAGGCCAGGCCGAGTCGGCAGCCACCCCGGCAGCCGAAGACGAGACCCCCGGGCAGGAACAGCCGAAAGGCGAGGCAAAGGACAAGGTCATTCCCGCGTATTGGGACGAAGAGGCGAAAAAGCAGTTCGCCGAGCTTCCCCAGGATATGCAGGATATCGCCCTTGCCTGGGAGAAAAACCGGGAAGCGTTCATTTCGCGCAAGTCCCAGGAACTTTCCCGCGCCACGGAAAAGGCCGCAGGCGGTGTGCAGATCATGCAGATGATGGAGCGCGACCCCGCGTTCCGCGCGCACGTCCTGGGATTCGGCAACCAGCAGCAACAGGAACAACAGCAACAGGGAATCGAACAGCCGCCGGAAGACCCGCTCGAATTCATCGAGTGGAAGGCGAAGCAAGCGGCCATGCAGGAGCTTGCCCCGCGCATCGAACAGATGCAGCAGCAGTTTACCGCGTCGCAGCAGAAACAGCGCGTGGACACGGCCAAGGCGCTCATCCAGCGTGACGAGCACTATACGACCGTGCACCAGGCCATCGCGCAGGAAGTAAAGGACGTGGCCGAGCGGTTCGGCGAGGACGAGGCGAGACGCCTCTACGCCCGTCTGGACGCCGACCCTGATTTCTACATGCGCCGGTATAACGCGCTCCGCGAAGGCATTGTCAAGGCCGCCCAGAAGCCGGACGTGCCCGGTGCCATGACCGCGACCGAAGTCGCCGGGGCCATGCCCAAGGGCCGCACCGTGACCGAGCGCGCACCCGTCCTGGAAGGGGCCGGGGGCAGTGCACAGGCCAACGAGTCAACCGCCCGACGCAGGGAAGCCCGCAAGCGGGTCAAGGCCTACAAGGGCTCTCTGACCGACATCGGCGAGCTGTTCGGCGATCCCGATTAAGGAGTATTCACCATGGCTGATACCGTCACCAAGACCGTAACCACCAACTACGACAAGTCCATCCCGGAAGAGGTGGACAACCTGATCACCAACGTGGCCCCGACCGACACCCCGTTCCTGACCTCCATCGGCCAGGGCGCGAAGGTCAAGACCCTGCATCCCGAGTGGTTGGAAGACACTCTCGGAGACGCCGGCGACAACGCCCACGTCGAAGGTGCGGACTCCACCGCCACGGCGATCACCCCGCCCGCCCTGCTGGACAACCGCGTCCAGCGTCTGGAAAAGGCGTTCATGATCTCCGAGGACCTGGAGAAGACCGACAAGCACGGCCGCAAGTCCGAGATCAAGTACCAGTCCGGCCTCAAGACCAAGGAGCTGGCCCGCGACCTGGAGTGGAACCTGATCAACCAGACAAAGCAGGCCGGGACCACCACCCTGGCCGCCAAGATGGACGGCGTGCTCAACTTCGCCGGTACCGGCAACACCTACGACTTCGACGCCACCCCGGCCGCGACCAACCACATCACCGAGGACATTCTGAACGACAGGCTCCAGTCGATGTGGGAGCAGGGCGCGGACCCGGATTGCGTCCTGGCTCCGCCTGCCCAGAAGCGGAAGATTTCCGCTTTCACCCAGGGTGGCCGCCTGACCATCAACTCCAACGCCTCCGAGAAGTCGCTGAAGATGACCGTGCGCATCCTGGAAACCGACTTCGGCATCGTGACCGTTCTGCCGGAACGG
Protein-coding sequences here:
- a CDS encoding DUF5309 family protein, with the protein product MADTVTKTVTTNYDKSIPEEVDNLITNVAPTDTPFLTSIGQGAKVKTLHPEWLEDTLGDAGDNAHVEGADSTATAITPPALLDNRVQRLEKAFMISEDLEKTDKHGRKSEIKYQSGLKTKELARDLEWNLINQTKQAGTTTLAAKMDGVLNFAGTGNTYDFDATPAATNHITEDILNDRLQSMWEQGADPDCVLAPPAQKRKISAFTQGGRLTINSNASEKSLKMTVRILETDFGIVTVLPERFIAPSVDTTPDPDVYYDKLVVYEKGRLACATFRPLKREKLAKTGDAEKYRLTMSKMLKVRSKKCVGTITNLTRVQPAA